A single genomic interval of Antechinus flavipes isolate AdamAnt ecotype Samford, QLD, Australia chromosome 1, AdamAnt_v2, whole genome shotgun sequence harbors:
- the RASL10A gene encoding ras-like protein family member 10A translates to MGGTLRVAVLGAPGVGKTAIIRQFLYGDFPERHRPTAARRLYRPAVLLNGVVYDLSISDGGPGPAPAPAAVPATAPAAAAASAASSSSASASSAAASAATSAASSAGDGGLQELPDLKDWSLQDMDAFVLVYDICNPDSFDYVKVLRQQIAANRPAGAPEAPIIVVGNKRDQQRQRFSPRRALAVLVKKSWKCGYMECSAKYNWHVVLLFKELLSSVLARGCKHSHPAIRLQGALHPNRCSLM, encoded by the exons ATGGGGGGCACCCTGCGGGTGGCAGTGCTGGGCGCCCCCGGCGTGGGCAAGACGGCCATCATCCGGCAGTTCCTGTACGGGGACTTCCCCGAGCGCCACCGGCCCACGGCCGCCCGCCGCCTCTACCGGCCCGCCGTGCTGCTCAACGGCGTGGTGTACGACCTGAGCATCAGCGACGGCGGCCCCGGCCCGGCCCCGGCTCCCGCAGCAGTCCCCGCGACCGCCCCCGCGGCCGCCGCAGCCTCGGCCGCCAGCAGCAGCAGCGCCTCGGCCTCCTCGGCCGCAGCCTCGGCCGCCACCAGCGCAGCCTCCTCGGCCGGGGACGGGGGCCTCCAG GAGCTGCCAGACCTGAAGGACTGGAGCCTGCAGGACATGGACGCCTTTGTCCTGGTTTATGACATCTGCAACCCGGACAGTTTCGACTACGTCAAGGTGTTGAGGCAGCAGATAGCAGCGAACCG GCCAGCAGGCGCCCCAGAGGCCCCCATCATCGTAGTGGGGAACAAACGGGACCAGCAGCGGCAGCGCTTCAGTCCCCGCAGGGCCCTGGCCGTGCTGGTGAAGAAGAGCTGGAAATGCGGCTACATGGAGTGCTCGGCCAAGTACAACTGGCACGTGGTCCTGCTCTTCAAGGAGCTGCTGAGCAGCGTCCTGGCCAGGGGCTGCAAGCACAGCCACCCCGCCATCCGCCTGCAGGGCGCCCTGCACCCCAACCGCTGCAGCCTCATGTAG
- the LOC127545648 gene encoding collagen alpha-1(I) chain-like encodes MVPLPAGEQLGSPGSLGFGPSRVRPKVGPGPPGMGSGPRPLAEGQEEEGPLPGPLEASGLPGQLPAPSLPSARLPNPQGPALLLAGRALGESKAGGRGGSAGRGALCSPGPRLRGGGCAAWARESPQAQGGRARRAPGAPGKEAFLSVGTVQPGPERAPKPRADGPGRARGLPGPQAVPGRARVGRGCWEGSPYSGCQKAPPAYFFPGHGGGGHGEAGEGKGPRGAGPAGWGHSAAWSQGPARPRRPPSPAPGPPPAWPLEASGEHLLVWGLRSGRRGLGVQRGPLGGGGAFPVLPSVRENPGEPQALWAADSNCTGREGRGGSLLRASHLRNDSFGGSGAAVRT; translated from the coding sequence ATGGTCCCGCTCCCAGCTGGGGAGCAGTTAGGGTCCCCGGGGAGCCTGGGGTTTGGCCCGTCCCGAGTGCGGCCGAAGGTCGGTCCCGGCCCGCCGGGGATGGGGAGCGGGCCGCGGCCCCTGGCTGAGGGGCAGGAAGAGGAAGGCCCCCTGCCCGGCCCTCTGGAGGCTTCAGGCCTGCCCGGGCAGCTGCCGGCTCCCTCCCTCCCGTCTGCCCGTCTCCCCAACCCCCAGGGCCCGGCACTCTTGCTGGCTGGGAGGGCCCTCGGGGAAAGCAAGGCCGGAGGGAGGGGTGGGAGCGCAGGCCGCGGGGCCCTCTGCTCTCCTGGCCCCAGACTCCGTGGTGGGGGCTGTGCAGCCTGGGCCCGAGAGAGCCCCCAGGCCCAGGGCGGACGGGCCAGACGGGCCCCCGGGGCTCCTGGGAAAGAGGCTTTCCTTTCAGTGGGGACTGTGCAGCCTGGGCCCGAGAGAGCCCCCAAGCCCAGGGCGGACGGGCCTGGACGGGCCCGCGGGCTCCCGGGTCCCCAGGCAGTCCCCGGCCGAGCCAGGGTTGGCAGAGGCTGCTGGGAGGGCAGCCCTTACTCGGGCTGCCAAAAGGCCCCACCTGCTTATTTCTTTCCGGGCCACGGTGGCGGTGGCCATGGAGAAGCAGGAGAGGGGAAAGGCCCCCGCGGAGCCGGCCCAGCTGGGTGGGGACACTCGGCTGCCTGGTCCCAGGGCCCGGCCCGGCCAAGGCGGCCGCCCTCCCCCGCTCCCGGCCCTCCCCCAGCCTGGCCCCTGGAAGCCTCTGGCGAGCATCTGTTAGTCTGGGGGCTCCGCTCTGGGCGGCGGGGGTTAGGGGTGCAGAGGGGGCCCCTCGGTGGGGGGGGGGCTTTTCCGGTGCTGCCGTCAGTGAGGGAGAATCCCGGGGAGCCCCAGGCCTTGTGGGCGGCCGACAGCAACTGCACAGggcgggaggggaggggagggagcctACTACGTGCCAGTCACCTTAGGAATGACTCATTTGGGGGCAGCGGGGCGGCAGTCAGGACCTGA
- the GAS2L1 gene encoding GAS2-like protein 1 isoform X1, which translates to MTPSRFQLEIHPRSSREAPAQPEQQEPPALGAPRMTSSPAPAMADKEKSGIQCSASKSIRPFRSSEEYLEAMKEDLAEWLNALYGLAVPGGGGGFLEALETGAVLCRHANNVNGIARDFAGRRPEAAGRLRLPAREVTFQAHGVAPGSFLARDNVSNFIAWCRGELGIPEVLMFETDDLVLRKNEKNFVLCLLEVARRGSKFGVLAPMLIQLEEEIEEELRDQAGEPRPPATGDEDRDRRPGAPGMGAYPSRGPRMTLCDLRNLDELVREILGHCTCPDQFPMIKVSEGKYRVGDSSALIFVRVLRSHVMVRVGGGWDTLEHYLDKHDPCRCASVAHRLPQPRALTFSPQKASPAPSPRASSPGAQRWPDAGSPAPGGERRGSRPEGLPARLGAGGAGSPQASATPRGHRDGPETRQSNPLRLPPRSRRCSGDSDSSASSAQSGILGCCRGEEGSPGPRKDGNSQRATRVPAALRRPPAHRSKSRDRGPGPGPRVEERGRPRGAQGGRDARPAAPSPARRARSQGHEDQTMLLIHRDRDGQHSWARPGGSGRSTPRARSPALPRARPQPAAAPEPPRPLQVVDTLCQELEELARTFRAPLQLDPRQEQQLYRCLEEEFLANSKALEAERASLAPAPQTTPEPAAPDSAYCSSSSSSSSLNFFSKHVPPGEAPRPGPAPNGVAAVPNGSGDAWDPRTPARGRAPALSSSSDESNYCPALNDVQEVPEGGWGEAEPGGSGDERGGPGLARLPADQLRPCARPRVDNQPDRKPSRIPTPLAPRRPSADHRAWQGLPSAFPEPLAQVPRGEGRQEEGAWM; encoded by the exons CGCTCGGGGCCCCGAGGATGACCAGCAGCCCGGCCCCGGCCATGGCCGACAAGGAGAAGAGCGGCATCCAGTGCTCGGCCTCCAAGAGCATCCGGCCCTTCCGCTCCAGCGAGGAGTACCTGGAGGCCATGAAGGAGGACCTGGCCGAGTGGCTGAACGCCCTGTACGGGCTGGCGGTGCCGGGGGGCGGCGGGGGCTTCCTGGAGGCGCTGGAGACGGGGGCCGTGCTGTGCCGCCACGCCAACAACGTCAACGGCATCGCCCGGGACTTCGCGGGCCGGAGGCCGGAGGCTGCGGGCCGGCTGCGCCTGCCCGCGCGGGAGGTGACCTTCCAGGCCCACGGCGTGGCCCCCGGCTCCTTCCTGGCCCGCGACAACGTGTCCAACTTCATCGCCTGGTGCCGCGGGGAGCTGGGCATCCCGGAGGTGCTCATGTTCGAGACGGACGACCTGGTCCTGCGCAAGAACGAGAAGAACTTTGTCCTCTGCCTGCTGGAGGTGGCCCGCCGCGGCTCCAAGTTCGGGGTGCTGGCCCCCATGCTCATCCAGCTGGAGGAGGAGATCGAGGAGGAACTGAGGGACCAGGCCGGCGAGCCGCGGCCCCCCGCCACCGGGGACGAGGACAGGGACCGGAGGCCCGGGGCCCCGGGGATGGGGGCCTACCCCAGCCGGGGGCCCAGGATGACCCTGTGTGACCTCCGAAACCTGGACGAACTG GTCCGGGAGATCCTGGGCCACTGCACCTGCCCGGATCAGTTCCCCATGATCAAGGTGTCGGAGGGCAAGTACAGAGTGGGAGACTCGAGCGCCCTCATCTTTGTTCGG GTCCTTCGGAGCCACGTGATGGTGAGGGTGGGAGGAGGCTGGGACACGCTGGAGCACTACCTGGACAAGCACGACCCGTGCCGCTGCGCCTCCGTGG CACACCGGCTGCCCCAGCCCCGGGCGCTGACCTTCTCCCCCCAGAAGGCGTCGCCGGCCCCCAGCCCCAGAGCCTCCAGCCCCGGGGCCCAGCGCTGGCCAGATGCGGGGAGCCCCGCCCCGGGGGGCGAGCGGAGGGGCTCCCGGCCCGAGGGGCTCCCGGCCCGGCTCGGGGCGGGGGGAGCGGGCTCCCCGCAGGCCTCCGCCACCCCCCGGGGCCATCGGGACGGTCCAGAGACGCGCCAGTCCAACCCGCTGAG GCTGCCCCCGAGGTCCCGCCGCTGCTCAGGTGACAGTGACTCCTCGGCCTCCTCTGCACAGAGTGGCATCCTGGGCTGTTGCCGGGGAGAAGAGGGGTCCCCGGGACCCCGGAAGGACGGTAACAGCCAGCGAGCGACCAGGGTCCCAGCGGCGCTCAGGAGACCCCCGGCTCACCGGAGCAAGTCTCGGGACCGGGGCCCTGGGCCCGGCCCCCGTGTGGAGGAGCGGGGCCGGCCCCGAGGGGCCCAAGGTGGAAGGGACGCCCGCCCGGCGGCCCCGAGCCCCGCCCGGCGGGCACGCAGCCAGGGCCACGAGGACCAGACCATGCTCCTCATCCACCGAGACAGAGACGGGCAGCACTCGTGGGCCCGGCCCGGCGGCTCCGGCAGAAGCACCCCCAGGGCCAGGAGCCCCGCGCTTCCCCGCGCCCGGCCCCAGCCCGCGGCGGCCCCGGAGCCCCCCCGGCCCCTGCAGGTGGTGGACACGCTCTGCCAGGAGCTCGAGGAGCTGGCTCGGACCTTCCGGGCCCCTCTGCAGCTGGACCCCCGGCAGGAGCAGCAGCTCTACCGCTGCCTGGAGGAGGAGTTCCTGGCCAACTCGAAGGCGCTGGAGGCCGAAAGGGCCTCCCTGGCCCCGGCCCCCCAGACCACCCCCGAACCCGCGGCCCCCGACTCTGCCTACTGCTCCTCcagctcctcctcttcctccctcaacTTCTTTAGCAAGCACGTCCCCCCCGGAGAGGCCCCCCGGCCGGGCCCGGCCCCCAACGGGGTGGCCGCCGTCCCCAACGGCTCCGGCGACGCGTGGGACCCCAGGACCCCGGCCCGCGGCCGTGCGCCGGCGCTCTCCAGCTCTTCAGATGAGAGTAACTACTGCCCTGCGCTCAATGATGTGCAGGAGGTGCCCGAGGGGGGCTGGGGTGAGGCGGAGCCGGGGGGCTCAGGGGACGAGCGCGGGGGGCCGGGGCTGGCCAGGCTCCCCGCGGACCAGCTGAGGCCGTGCGCCCGCCCCCGGGTGGACAACCAGCCCGACAGGAAGCCCTCCCGCATCCCCACCCCTCTGGCGCCCCGAAGGCCTTCGGCCGATCACAGAGCCTGGCAGGGCCTGCCCTCCGCCTTCCCGGAGCCCTTGGCTCAGGTGCCCAGGGGAGAGGGTAGGCAGGAGGAGGGGGCCTGGATGTGA
- the GAS2L1 gene encoding GAS2-like protein 1 isoform X2, whose amino-acid sequence MTSSPAPAMADKEKSGIQCSASKSIRPFRSSEEYLEAMKEDLAEWLNALYGLAVPGGGGGFLEALETGAVLCRHANNVNGIARDFAGRRPEAAGRLRLPAREVTFQAHGVAPGSFLARDNVSNFIAWCRGELGIPEVLMFETDDLVLRKNEKNFVLCLLEVARRGSKFGVLAPMLIQLEEEIEEELRDQAGEPRPPATGDEDRDRRPGAPGMGAYPSRGPRMTLCDLRNLDELVREILGHCTCPDQFPMIKVSEGKYRVGDSSALIFVRVLRSHVMVRVGGGWDTLEHYLDKHDPCRCASVAHRLPQPRALTFSPQKASPAPSPRASSPGAQRWPDAGSPAPGGERRGSRPEGLPARLGAGGAGSPQASATPRGHRDGPETRQSNPLRLPPRSRRCSGDSDSSASSAQSGILGCCRGEEGSPGPRKDGNSQRATRVPAALRRPPAHRSKSRDRGPGPGPRVEERGRPRGAQGGRDARPAAPSPARRARSQGHEDQTMLLIHRDRDGQHSWARPGGSGRSTPRARSPALPRARPQPAAAPEPPRPLQVVDTLCQELEELARTFRAPLQLDPRQEQQLYRCLEEEFLANSKALEAERASLAPAPQTTPEPAAPDSAYCSSSSSSSSLNFFSKHVPPGEAPRPGPAPNGVAAVPNGSGDAWDPRTPARGRAPALSSSSDESNYCPALNDVQEVPEGGWGEAEPGGSGDERGGPGLARLPADQLRPCARPRVDNQPDRKPSRIPTPLAPRRPSADHRAWQGLPSAFPEPLAQVPRGEGRQEEGAWM is encoded by the exons ATGACCAGCAGCCCGGCCCCGGCCATGGCCGACAAGGAGAAGAGCGGCATCCAGTGCTCGGCCTCCAAGAGCATCCGGCCCTTCCGCTCCAGCGAGGAGTACCTGGAGGCCATGAAGGAGGACCTGGCCGAGTGGCTGAACGCCCTGTACGGGCTGGCGGTGCCGGGGGGCGGCGGGGGCTTCCTGGAGGCGCTGGAGACGGGGGCCGTGCTGTGCCGCCACGCCAACAACGTCAACGGCATCGCCCGGGACTTCGCGGGCCGGAGGCCGGAGGCTGCGGGCCGGCTGCGCCTGCCCGCGCGGGAGGTGACCTTCCAGGCCCACGGCGTGGCCCCCGGCTCCTTCCTGGCCCGCGACAACGTGTCCAACTTCATCGCCTGGTGCCGCGGGGAGCTGGGCATCCCGGAGGTGCTCATGTTCGAGACGGACGACCTGGTCCTGCGCAAGAACGAGAAGAACTTTGTCCTCTGCCTGCTGGAGGTGGCCCGCCGCGGCTCCAAGTTCGGGGTGCTGGCCCCCATGCTCATCCAGCTGGAGGAGGAGATCGAGGAGGAACTGAGGGACCAGGCCGGCGAGCCGCGGCCCCCCGCCACCGGGGACGAGGACAGGGACCGGAGGCCCGGGGCCCCGGGGATGGGGGCCTACCCCAGCCGGGGGCCCAGGATGACCCTGTGTGACCTCCGAAACCTGGACGAACTG GTCCGGGAGATCCTGGGCCACTGCACCTGCCCGGATCAGTTCCCCATGATCAAGGTGTCGGAGGGCAAGTACAGAGTGGGAGACTCGAGCGCCCTCATCTTTGTTCGG GTCCTTCGGAGCCACGTGATGGTGAGGGTGGGAGGAGGCTGGGACACGCTGGAGCACTACCTGGACAAGCACGACCCGTGCCGCTGCGCCTCCGTGG CACACCGGCTGCCCCAGCCCCGGGCGCTGACCTTCTCCCCCCAGAAGGCGTCGCCGGCCCCCAGCCCCAGAGCCTCCAGCCCCGGGGCCCAGCGCTGGCCAGATGCGGGGAGCCCCGCCCCGGGGGGCGAGCGGAGGGGCTCCCGGCCCGAGGGGCTCCCGGCCCGGCTCGGGGCGGGGGGAGCGGGCTCCCCGCAGGCCTCCGCCACCCCCCGGGGCCATCGGGACGGTCCAGAGACGCGCCAGTCCAACCCGCTGAG GCTGCCCCCGAGGTCCCGCCGCTGCTCAGGTGACAGTGACTCCTCGGCCTCCTCTGCACAGAGTGGCATCCTGGGCTGTTGCCGGGGAGAAGAGGGGTCCCCGGGACCCCGGAAGGACGGTAACAGCCAGCGAGCGACCAGGGTCCCAGCGGCGCTCAGGAGACCCCCGGCTCACCGGAGCAAGTCTCGGGACCGGGGCCCTGGGCCCGGCCCCCGTGTGGAGGAGCGGGGCCGGCCCCGAGGGGCCCAAGGTGGAAGGGACGCCCGCCCGGCGGCCCCGAGCCCCGCCCGGCGGGCACGCAGCCAGGGCCACGAGGACCAGACCATGCTCCTCATCCACCGAGACAGAGACGGGCAGCACTCGTGGGCCCGGCCCGGCGGCTCCGGCAGAAGCACCCCCAGGGCCAGGAGCCCCGCGCTTCCCCGCGCCCGGCCCCAGCCCGCGGCGGCCCCGGAGCCCCCCCGGCCCCTGCAGGTGGTGGACACGCTCTGCCAGGAGCTCGAGGAGCTGGCTCGGACCTTCCGGGCCCCTCTGCAGCTGGACCCCCGGCAGGAGCAGCAGCTCTACCGCTGCCTGGAGGAGGAGTTCCTGGCCAACTCGAAGGCGCTGGAGGCCGAAAGGGCCTCCCTGGCCCCGGCCCCCCAGACCACCCCCGAACCCGCGGCCCCCGACTCTGCCTACTGCTCCTCcagctcctcctcttcctccctcaacTTCTTTAGCAAGCACGTCCCCCCCGGAGAGGCCCCCCGGCCGGGCCCGGCCCCCAACGGGGTGGCCGCCGTCCCCAACGGCTCCGGCGACGCGTGGGACCCCAGGACCCCGGCCCGCGGCCGTGCGCCGGCGCTCTCCAGCTCTTCAGATGAGAGTAACTACTGCCCTGCGCTCAATGATGTGCAGGAGGTGCCCGAGGGGGGCTGGGGTGAGGCGGAGCCGGGGGGCTCAGGGGACGAGCGCGGGGGGCCGGGGCTGGCCAGGCTCCCCGCGGACCAGCTGAGGCCGTGCGCCCGCCCCCGGGTGGACAACCAGCCCGACAGGAAGCCCTCCCGCATCCCCACCCCTCTGGCGCCCCGAAGGCCTTCGGCCGATCACAGAGCCTGGCAGGGCCTGCCCTCCGCCTTCCCGGAGCCCTTGGCTCAGGTGCCCAGGGGAGAGGGTAGGCAGGAGGAGGGGGCCTGGATGTGA